A single Lolium perenne isolate Kyuss_39 chromosome 6, Kyuss_2.0, whole genome shotgun sequence DNA region contains:
- the LOC127326501 gene encoding ras-related protein Rab-2-B, whose amino-acid sequence MSYAYLFKYIIIGDTGVGKSCLLLQFTDKRFQPVHDLTIGVEFGARMITIDNKPIKLQIWDTAGQESFRSITRSYYRGAAGALLVYDITRRETFNHLASWLEDARQHANANMTVMLIGNKCDLSHRRAVSYEEGEQFAKENGLVFMEASAKTAQNVEEAFIKTAGTIYKKIQDGVFDVSNESYGIKVGYAVPNASGGGAGSSSQAGGCCS is encoded by the exons ATGTCGTACGCCTACCTCTTCAAGTACATCATCATCGGCGACACAG GCGTGGGGAAGTCATGCCTGCTGCTGCAGTTCACCGACAAGAGGTTCCAGCCCGTGCACGACCTCACCATCGGCGTCGAGTTCGGCGCACGAATGATCACAATCGACAACAAGCCTATCAAGCTACAGATTTGGGACACG GCTGGCCAAGAATCATTCAGATCTATAACTAGATCATACTACAGAGGGGCTGCTGGTGCCCTTTTGGTTTATGATATCACCAG GAGGGAAACTTTTAACCATCTCGCAAGCTGGCTTGAAGATGCAAGACAGCATGCAAATGCCAATATGACGGTTATGCTCATCGGAAACAAATGTGATCTGTCTCATAGACGTGCTGTCAGCTATGAGGAAGGCGAACAGTTTGCCAAGGAGAATGGTCTGGTCTTTATGGAGGCATccgcaaaaacagcacaaaatgtTGAGGAG GCATTCATTAAGACTGCAGGAACAATATACAAGAAAATTCAAGATGGCGTTTTTGATGTGTCTAATGAG TCGTACGGAATTAAAGTTGGTTACGCTGTCCCCAATGCATCTGGAGGTGGTGCTGGCTCGTCCTCTCAAGCAGGTGGCTGCTGCAGCTAA
- the LOC127326502 gene encoding small nuclear ribonucleoprotein SmD1a, which translates to MKLVRFLMKLNNETVTIELKNGTTVHGTITGVDISMNTHLKTVKLTLKGKNPVTIDHLSVRGNNIRYYILPDSLNLETLLVEETPRVKPKKPTAGKPMGRGRGRGRGRGRGRGR; encoded by the exons ATGAAGCTCGTCAG GTTCTTGATGAAGCTGAACAACGAGACGGTGACCATCGAGCTCAAGAACGGAACCACCGTCCACGGCACCATCACCG GTGTTGACATCAGCATGAATACTCATCTGAAGACTGTGAAGCTCACACTGAAAGGGAAGAATCCTGTTACCATTGATCACCTTAGTGTGAGGGGAAACAACATTCGCTATTATATCCTTCCTGACAGCTTAAACCTGGAGACTTTGCTGGTTGAGGAAACACCAAGGGTGAAGCCTAAGAAGCCTACTGCAG GGAAACCTATGGGGCGTgggcgcggccgtggtcgtgggcgCGGTCGTGGCAGGGGGCGCTGA